Below is a window of Salinibacter grassmerensis DNA.
CTCCCGCTTCCCCTGCAGGAGCTGCTGCTCGGCGTCGGCCAGGTCGGCCTCGGCCGTGTAGAGGTCCGAGGTGGGCCGCGAGCCGGCCTCCACAAACTCCTCGATCTGGCGCAGCCGCTTGCGCTGCGCCTCAACCTGCTCCCGCCGCACCCGCACAATCTCTCGGCTCTCGACGAGGGCGATGAACTGGTCCATCACATCGAACACCACCTCTCGCCGCGTCCGCTTCAGGTTGGTCTGGTTCGCCCCGGCCTGCTCGCGGGCCTCCCGGAGGGAAGAGATGTTCTCAAACCCGTTGAAGAGCGTGACGCTCGACCGGCCGCTCAGGTTGAAGAAGTCCGTCGACTGCGTCGTGAAATCGCCCGTCACCTGACTGAAGTTGCGCCCGACGCGCCGAGAGATGTCCGAGTCGATGCTCAGGTCAGGTGCAAAGTCCATCCACTCCGATTGCACCTGGATGTTCGACTGCCGGGCCTGCGCCTGCGCCCGCTTGATGTTGGTGTTCTGGTCGAGGGCGGTGCGCACGGCCTCGTCGAACGTCACCTGCGTGGTGTCCTGCGGCTGCTGCATCTGCGCGGTCGCCGGGGCGACCCCGACCGTGAGGAGGACGGCGAGAAGGCTCAGCCCAGCCGAGACGGGACGGAAGAAGGGAAATCGTTGCATGAGGAGTGTCGAGAATGATGGGAGAACACGAATGGTCGGCGCCGGCCGCTACTCGTACCGGAGGGACTCGATGGGATCGAGGCGGGCGGCCTTGTAGGCCGGATAGCCGCCGAAGACGATGGCCAGCAGGGTGACGCCCCCCACGGCAATGGCCGCCCACATCCACGGGAAGGAGGGACTGATGTCCCAGTAGAGAGCCGCCAGGTTCCCGCCCATCCCCCCGAGTACGATGCCGATCAGGCCCCCAATCTGGCACAGGACGATGGCCTCCAGTAGAAACTGGCCCAGGATGTTGCGCCACTTCGCCCCGACCGCCTTGCGAATGCCAATCTCTTTCGTTCGCTCGGTTACGGAGACGAGCATAATGTTCATGATGCCCACCCCGGCGGCCAGCAGGGAGATGAGTCCCACGAGCGCTCCGCCTGTCGTGAGCGTGCTCGTGAACTGGCCGAAGGTGCTGCGGAGGAAGTCGCTCGACTCGATGTTGAAGGTGCTCGGCGCCCCGGGCTCCACCTGCCGAATGACCCGCAGCTGGCTTCGCACCTCGTCTTCCGCGGCCGTAAGCTGGTTGGGCGAGGCGGCTCGGATGCGCGTGTCGTCCATGCTGCGGCCGCCGCTTCCGTACGCCCCCGCCAGGTGCGTAAGGGGGGCGTACACCCGAACGTTCGGACTCCGAAAAAGCCCCGCCTTCTCGGCCAAGACCCCCACCACTTCCAACCGCACCCGCCCGATGCGTACCTGCTTGCCGAGTGGACTGACGGCTGGAAAGAGCACGTCGGCCACCTCCGATCCGAGGAGGGCCACCGGACGCCTGCCCTGCACGTCCTGCTCTACAAGGGGCCGCCCCGCCCGCATCTCGTAGCCGAAGTTGGAGATGAACGCCTCGTCGGTGCCGTAGAGCGATACGTTCGGGTTCGTCTCTTGCCGGTCCGACTGGGCCTTTACCCCGCCATCGAACCGTTCGCTCACGCTTACCGTCAGGTCGGTGGCGACCCGGTCCTTGAGGCGCAGGACCTGATCGTGCGTGATGGGCGGATGGTAGCGCCCGGGCCCGTCGCCGCCCCCGTAGTCGTACCGCTCCACCGAGAACGTAGACGCCCCGAAGCCCTGAATCGAGCTCTTGAAGTACTGGTCGATCACGTCCACGGCCGTCACGGCGGCGATGACCGCAAAAACCCCGATGACGATGCCGAGCAGGGTGAGGGCGGAGCGCAATTTGTTGGCCCGGAGCGCCTGGAGCGCCTCCCGGATGGTCTCGAATCCGCTCATGAAAACAGTGGTCTCATTCGGAAAGTGCAGAGGCCCTACCCAATCGGGTCGGCCTGCCCAGCGGCTCCGCTCCGCGCGACCGCAAAGCGGACCGCGTGGCACTGGGCCGCTACTCGTATCGGAGGGCGTCGATGGGGTCGGCCGTGGCGGCCTGCCAGGCCGGCGCGATGCCGAACAGGATGCCGACCCCCACACAGATGGCG
It encodes the following:
- a CDS encoding ABC transporter permease, with protein sequence MSGFETIREALQALRANKLRSALTLLGIVIGVFAVIAAVTAVDVIDQYFKSSIQGFGASTFSVERYDYGGGDGPGRYHPPITHDQVLRLKDRVATDLTVSVSERFDGGVKAQSDRQETNPNVSLYGTDEAFISNFGYEMRAGRPLVEQDVQGRRPVALLGSEVADVLFPAVSPLGKQVRIGRVRLEVVGVLAEKAGLFRSPNVRVYAPLTHLAGAYGSGGRSMDDTRIRAASPNQLTAAEDEVRSQLRVIRQVEPGAPSTFNIESSDFLRSTFGQFTSTLTTGGALVGLISLLAAGVGIMNIMLVSVTERTKEIGIRKAVGAKWRNILGQFLLEAIVLCQIGGLIGIVLGGMGGNLAALYWDISPSFPWMWAAIAVGGVTLLAIVFGGYPAYKAARLDPIESLRYE